The Anastrepha obliqua isolate idAnaObli1 chromosome 5, idAnaObli1_1.0, whole genome shotgun sequence DNA window TTTTCTGAGAAGTTaaactttctttctttttgtggTGTTCTCGAAATGCAACCATTGATTCagagtatttattttcttctcaaGTCGGAACTTTATAACAATTGAAGTTAAAACACCGGCGAACAAGGCTTAACAACTTTCGACGATTAAAAATGCATGCATCCCTTATCAAGTCCAAAATCGGGTGCTCACTTTAATTTGTGTTGCACACCAAATATTGCAAGAGGCGTACTTCTTTTAGAACTTTATACAGACTTTCCTTCTAAGTGCCACACAATTTCGGTATTATGTGCTCGAGGACAGTAttgaataatatatatatttcccatggtgaaaagattccaaaggtgagctctttaacagaccgttattcggctctgagcgaatttaacagaatcagctgatgggctgacgtcacttgaggtgtattcacaaaaaactaagatttgtatgtgaatacaaaaaaaatcaaccaatgacacttcgttaccgtctgaacaacgactgattcgaCGAGTGTGTGAAATTATGTGTGAAGTTATCGTGCAGATTTCGGCTGGCAATAAGATACGAAAACAAACCCACACAACCTTCACTAATGTTGCTTCGTTACTAtctgagcaacgactgattggatgagTGTTTGAATATATGTGAAGTGATcgggcagaattcggctgcgGTGGATGCCAAAGTTTAcctaacaattttctttttcacaaaaatattcccAACTTACCATTTTCTGGCGTTATGTAGCCATGCCTGATTAGAAAATCGATAACCACAGGGCAGCTTGTTGTCTTAAaatcaggtgtaaatacacgtTCCACACACTCTTTGGCTGGCAACAACTCGAAAGCTTGCACTTCACCATCAGCATTTTGTGGCACAAAATCCAATGGAAGCTCTAAGTCAAATACATACTCTGTATTCGGAAATAGACCTTGATCACTTTCGAAAAAGAACGATACACAACCGGCTGAAACGAGATTTTTGACGAGATCACTTGGAATGGATGCCTCTTCGGCTGCCTCTTTAATTGCAGTCTCTTTGATGCCATAGCCCACCGACAAACCACCACCAACCATATTATCCCACTTGCCGGGCCATGTTTCTTTGGTGTTGGAACGTTGTTGTAGCCAAATACAAAGACCTTGCGTTGGATGTTGTACATAGCCATTAATATCGACACCATATTTACGTACGCCAAACAATGGTGTGGCCGAACGATCCATTTTTAATAGACTTCGATATTCCGATTTAACTTCATAAtactgaaaataatttcaaattaaaaaggaaaaaaaaataataataataataaattacaaaagaTAATAGTTACCTCATCACGCCAACCTTGGAGTGCGGAAAAAATGCCCTTAGAACGTAAATCACGTAATACTATATCGACTTGCTTTGTGCGTTCAGCATAGTCACGGAATGCAGGATTTAATTCAACTATACCCTGTTCAAAATACACAACGaattttgttaaatgaaaatatttgcttttaaaccaGACTCCCTTACCTGTTTGGTGAATTCACAATTGCGTATGCAGAATATTTCGGGATAGCGTTGAAGCTGCTTGATGACATCCGCCTTTATAAGACCAACTTGTTCACCTTCAACCAGAAACGGACGTATGGCGCCTTTTTGAAAACCTGTGGagaaaataaagataaattatttaaatatttaaatttaagtaaaattataatttttgagtGTTTTCTATCTTAGTaggaatatttataaaattagttCGATAAATTgaagttaaaaaattcaaatttctggCTTTAATTACATTCGGGTGCATCACTccccatacaaaaaaaaacaaagaaacaaaaaaatacaaatcggTACTTTTTTttcactgcaaaaaaaaaatcggaaaaatattaagatgtgAAAGGATGTAACTCCAAAAATCTCATAATTTCGTTTCcattgataaaataaatttaaatatttttatgcagacaTTTAAAAATGATACTATTCTATCATCTGAGgtgatttttagaaaaaaatatttaaatttgaaatctgaaactctagaaatatttttaaaactaattttatttaacctactaacgggtgattttttagctattatctttttaaacagttggtttaaacacaCACGTTTcgagttttgtttcactgtcaaccctcttcagtttggtctataatttaaccctGAATCGTCtgacaaacgaacaacgcttgcaaatcattgaattttattataaaaatgcgtgttctgttaaaaaagtttatcgcgcacttcttccattttatggtcagtttaatcgacccactaaagcggctattcgagctattgttactaaatttagaaccaaatttacattattggaaatcaaaccaccaacacgcctacgtagagtgcgaactgaagaaaatatcgcagctgtatcggccagtgttaatgatggccatcaattatcgattcgtcgccgttcgcagcaattgggcctctgtgcggtttatgggctggaggtatcattggaccgtacttcttcaaagatgctgcgaatcgtaacgtaactgggaatggtgagcgctaccgttaattgatatccaacttttttttgcccaaaatgcaagagcttgacttgcatgacatgaggtttcagcaagacggtgccacatgccacacagcacgcgtaacaacggacttgttgagagacgaattcggtgaacattttatttcacgttcgggacctgtcaattggccacccagatcgtgcgatataacgcatttagataattttttttgtggggctatgttaaagctcatgtctattcagacaagtctgcttcaattaacacattggaagacaacattaaagcatttatatgtgagataccggccgaaaaattggaaaaagtatgccaaaattggactaagcggatagaccatttgaagcgcagtcgcggtcaacatttgcgtgaaataatcttcaaacactaAATTATATAGACTGTTCtatcgattaaaaaaaaaattcatgaacttttctgaattttacgtgtgtttttttgaaaaactttcctagagctcttaaaaaatcaccctttatttagaGCTCTCAATTTTGTTCACACATTTTCGAACGGcccgggcgtatgagcaacaccTGTTCGATGCTCATTGTGCTATGTTCCCACAGCTCGTACGAGTAATTCGCTCTCTCATTAGTAATTTAGTTCTCAATTATGGCGAATTCGACGCCATAGAAAATTGTGAGAACGAATACCCTCATTTGTAAGtacagggttcggcactcgaagtgtaaccaattaaaaagactataaatttagtttggaaatgtttgtctgcccacggcttcaaagcaacctccagaatactttcccgatattTCGCattttgacgccaggctcgacgAAAACGATcggagagcgcccatctacggttacagcgacccaaaccattacctgtagccggtgctgcctcctggtggccaatcgatgactcaaattctcgtatgaacggtcggtcaaataaaccctatcgtttagGGAGTTTATGaaatgctcaatttgaaaaattttctcgttaaaaaacacaatgttcggaaattggccGTTTTCGGCCTAGCAAAGCAggtccttcgctctctcaagtctgacttgtcgctgctttggtgtgagatcatgcaccttttggatcttgtagggcttgactttgagatgaTTTTTCAGTaggcggcggatgctacggtcagatattttcagttattcGCCATTTAGCACTTCGTCGGAAATTTCGCTAAGTCGCTTCTTCatattttgaaccatttcacacgacgttgcagtctttcgatgtccacctccatgacgtttcgcgatgctaccagtatcaatgttaggaaattcgccacgttcgtgcaggcgcaacaactcctttgctctttcgcaccgaacttttttttgctggggtgaaagatcgtgtgctttttggaacttgtaagctttgaccttgagctcatttttcaatatgcgtcgaatgctgtcttgcgatattttcggttctttggtaatttttcttccacttcgacgtggatttcgttcaagtcgagccttcactttccgaactatgcatttctggcgttgttgcggttttttttggtccacctccatagcgtttcgcgatgctaccatatccttgtaacgagtaatggtgcgataaataaaaactttatttactttaaggtgctcgagctcacgaacaatcaccggttgtgattttccagccaaatataatgcaatcacactattacgtttgaaatccattactgattttcttttttcgcgttcacTCTGGGCAAATGCTTCCTTAAAGCGCGCGGACTGgactggactgtcatttagccaactaaccgCCAGCTGATGCCTGTGCAACAGCTTCCAGAAACGAAAACCGGAAAATacgcaaatttttattaaactttaggTACAAATAATTATCGGGTACCTCCTATAGCTGGAAACGCATTAACACCATAACTGTCCGCCTAAGGAAGCTTCTATTGCATTGCACGGCGTACAAAGCGAATGccattaaatatttgaatttaaaacattttcagcAAGTCGgctatttcattaaaaaaaaaatgttttttataaccAGTAATGGAGCATAAGAAGAGAATTTCAATTTAACTCAAATTCAATGAGTTTCTAAGAACTTTTTTCAATCCGATCCACCGCCGAAATATGCCAACTACCAGaaatatagcgtttttcaataggtgcgcttcaacttttttccgatagggagggcgaacgacgcaatatttttaatttttcgcttgtcatttgtaaacttcattagtatacatttcatcatggaacgctacacacttgagcaacgattgtaaatcgtgcaaattttttatgaaaataatcgttctgttgctgctactttaagagcagattttccaaaaaatcatcttcagtgatgaagcttacttttggctcaatggctttgtcaacaagcaaaatatgcgttactgggcagaaagcaatccacacatgattcatgaggcaccgttgcatcccgaaaaaatcactgtttggtgcggtttacatgccggcggcgtaattggcccatattttttcgttgacgaaaacgatcgccacgttactgtgaatggaaatcgataccgcgacataataaacgattatttttggccgcaattgaatggtatggacttagacgacatgtggtttcaacaggacggggccacaagccacacagcacacgctacaattgatttgttgaagagtaagttcgatgagcgcataaTTTCCAggaatggaccggtcgaatggccgccgcgctcgtgtgatttgacgcctctagactattttctttggggttatgtgaagtcattggtctacagtaaaaagccggcgacgatttgtgagctcagagccaatattgaacgcgaaattgctggaatttcggccgatttatgcaaaagagtggtcgaaaattgggttcaacgattggacttcgtaaaacgtgcacgcggtggtcatgcaaaagaaatcgaatttcatacttaaatgtatatgttcaaactcgataataaaaaaaaattagttaaaaaagtcaaaccgtatgtgttttattaatataaaaaaaaagttgaagccctcttactgaaaaacgctttacatatGACTATTATTGAGCCAGACGGTATACCAAAAGACCTTAAGAGACTTTCATCAAGAGACCATAACCTTCTTCACAACTTTCGTCACATTAATGCCGTAATCGTTAtttgaagtcattggtctaatTCTTTCCTCACTACTAAGTGCCTTTTTATctatataaaattgtatatataccTAATAGgattatgaataagttcgtgcggttttttttcgaaatttgaaactttattgacgtaaaatggttacaaatttaatattcaaagtattgtccatcgcttactactactttttcccatctttctggcaattctcggattccctttgtgaaaaattcggtcggttttgccgcaatccacgaatcgatccattttttgacttcatcgtaattacggaagtgctggtcagccaggccatgttgcatcgatcggaagagatagtaatcggatggcgcaaggtctggactatacggcgggtcgggtaggacatcccatttgagcgtttctaagtatgttttgaccacttgtgcaacatgtggccgagcattgtcatgttgcaaaataactttgtcgtgtctatcggcgtattgcggccgtttttctcgcagtgctcggctcaaacgcatcaattgtcgtcggtagacatcccccgtaatcgtttcattcggtttcagtagctcataatacacaacacccagctggtcccaccagatacacagcataaccttcaggccatgaatattctgcgccgacgtcgatgttgaagcatggccagggtatccatacgttgcccgacgttttggattgtcgtaatggacccacttttcatcgccagtcacaattcgatgcaaaaaaccctttcttttgtgccgttgaagcagttgttcgcatgccataaaacggcgttcaacgtctcttggcttcaattcatacggcacccaatggcctacctttcggaaatggttgattgatcaactcccaaagtttttgcaacctcttcttgcgtttgagccggatcttgatcgagcaattcctccaattcggtatccatgaactttggcggcgcaccctcgcgttcttcgtcttccaagccaaaatcaccacttttaaagcgtgcaaaccacttctggcacgttcgctcagctagagcatgctcaccataaacttccaccaagatacgatgactttcggctgcttttttcttcatattaaaataatgaagaagaattccccgcaaaaacacattatttggcacgaaattcgacattttcaagtgtggtaaaaatattgttgtttacgcttcaaataaaaaacttatactgacgtttgtgccttacgacagtagctctccaatgaatgtttggaaatgtggatcgatgtaataataatcaagttacgccatctgttgtaaaaccgcacgaacttattcatagtcctattacatacatacgtatctgCTTTAATGTTCATTGCTTAATTAAATTCTTGTTCCAAGTGCTGTTAAACCACACAAATTGCTTCaaaagtttattatatttttacagcaacaacagtaactgaaaaaaaatattatatttaagacaTTCATTCTCAATGTTTTTAATGGCAATAAGAATAGCAAAACGAAAAAggaaataagaaatatatttatttccacTTGTCAATATTGGACTTTGTGtgtaacaataataaataatgaacacTTCGAACGAACGCGTATCAGacattaaaaagcaaatttgacAAAAGCCCAATAAGCCACTGCTATCAGGAAAGGAATATACTCTTCAGCCACAAGTTaagttaaatacatacatagcacAAAGCTATAAAACGCGGCAATTAAAAATAAGCaagcattttataataattagacAATCTTGAGGAATTAATAAGAAAttctcaaaatctttttttcagcCACAGCGAGAAAGCAATTGTGAAAGCACACACAcgaaatatgcacatacacccACATATAACACCTTGTATTTTGggctaattttcttgaaaaccGTCGGATACACGTTAGAGATGGGCGAGGAAGCAAATATTCAATCCCGATCCCGCTCAACTCGTTTAAAATTTGTAAGGACCGAAAGCCTTTTTGGCGCAATTTTTTTGAGGTCGTAACTCGCCTCTCCGACATTTTTAACACATGTTAACGTATGACTAGGAATGTCACTCTTGCGAACTCGGTCATTTTagaatttataatattaaaatggagacagaaaaaaactcttttatagcaaaaaa harbors:
- the LOC129248294 gene encoding uncharacterized protein LOC129248294, which gives rise to MASTDVNVKLSRLYHLAQKFNNFYLTGFQKGAIRPFLVEGEQVGLIKADVIKQLQRYPEIFCIRNCEFTKQGIVELNPAFRDYAERTKQVDIVLRDLRSKGIFSALQGWRDEYYEVKSEYRSLLKMDRSATPLFGVRKYGVDINGYVQHPTQGLCIWLQQRSNTKETWPGKWDNMVGGGLSVGYGIKETAIKEAAEEASIPSDLVKNLVSAGCVSFFFESDQGLFPNTEYVFDLELPLDFVPQNADGEVQAFELLPAKECVERVFTPDFKTTSCPVVIDFLIRHGYITPENEVHFTQIIELLHVPLQSLYTYKSLLEQKQKLKQQNQPLQQSQSQSHLANNVKTIENGHNNKDDGITN